The following proteins are encoded in a genomic region of Carboxydothermus pertinax:
- a CDS encoding DUF234 domain-containing protein, producing the protein MPLPNGPGNQNPVLFCQQLLWHLVKQGTLNCVYTKIGKWWDKQSEINIVSGCKYWDRKVGYETYTELLAKAQKVLGKKNKRSESFIIFSKRRFFQRVN; encoded by the coding sequence TTGCCTTTACCAAATGGCCCGGGGAATCAAAACCCAGTATTATTTTGCCAGCAACTACTTTGGCATTTAGTTAAGCAAGGTACTTTAAACTGTGTTTATACAAAAATAGGAAAGTGGTGGGATAAACAATCGGAAATTAATATAGTTAGTGGATGCAAATACTGGGACCGCAAAGTAGGTTATGAAACTTATACCGAATTACTGGCCAAAGCTCAAAAAGTATTGGGGAAGAAGAATAAACGCAGTGAAAGTTTTATTATCTTTAGTAAAAGAAGGTTTTTCCAAAGAGTTAATTGA
- a CDS encoding MDR family MFS transporter, with translation MQIAISIKRSLKIYSGLPKSIYVLFIANIVNNMGNFVWPFLTMLFTQKLGLGAEKAGLIVTLAILFQLPGAAFAGKIADKIGRKKVLVIFQGFAGLLFIPAAFMPGPYEVAFFVVISGFFWGGIQPVSRALITDLTRGEERIRAFSLTYLGVNIGFALGPLLAGFLYAYGIKVIFLGNAFFCLLSAALSALFVEEPDIPSSEESSLEAPVEGGLLEVLRQRPSLFFFSLIWLIYSFVYVQSTFGMSLTVTDLFGELKGAKVLGSLMAVNGLGVVLLTWPLTKIFEHREPLTAVYVSGLLYALGFGMLAFVKSYLWLLISAFIWTAGEVAGAVTVNVYISDRTPTTHRGRVNAFLHIMSRAGFSAGPVVMGAVASVFGLKVLWLFSGVLVLMAAFAVLSLNHYERKNNNWRENL, from the coding sequence TTGCAGATAGCAATTTCCATAAAAAGAAGCTTGAAGATATACAGTGGCCTTCCCAAAAGCATTTATGTTTTGTTTATAGCCAATATTGTTAATAATATGGGTAATTTTGTCTGGCCTTTTTTAACCATGCTTTTTACCCAGAAACTGGGACTGGGAGCGGAAAAGGCTGGGTTAATAGTTACGTTAGCTATTTTGTTTCAATTACCAGGAGCAGCTTTTGCCGGGAAGATTGCCGATAAAATAGGCCGGAAAAAAGTCCTCGTAATTTTTCAAGGGTTTGCCGGTTTATTGTTTATTCCGGCGGCGTTTATGCCTGGCCCCTATGAGGTGGCTTTCTTTGTAGTCATCTCAGGATTTTTCTGGGGAGGAATACAACCGGTAAGCCGGGCGCTTATTACTGACCTAACCCGGGGAGAAGAAAGGATTCGGGCCTTTTCTTTAACTTATCTTGGGGTAAATATTGGTTTTGCCTTAGGCCCTCTTTTGGCGGGGTTTCTTTATGCCTACGGGATAAAGGTAATTTTCCTGGGTAATGCCTTTTTTTGCCTGTTGTCAGCTGCCCTTTCCGCTCTCTTTGTAGAGGAGCCGGATATCCCCTCTTCCGAGGAAAGTTCTTTGGAAGCACCGGTGGAGGGTGGACTTTTGGAGGTTTTACGGCAAAGACCATCCTTATTTTTCTTTTCTTTGATCTGGCTTATTTATTCTTTTGTGTATGTGCAATCGACCTTTGGTATGTCTTTAACGGTAACGGATCTTTTTGGGGAGTTAAAAGGAGCTAAGGTTTTAGGAAGTTTAATGGCAGTAAACGGCCTTGGAGTGGTACTGTTAACCTGGCCCCTTACCAAAATCTTTGAGCACCGGGAGCCTTTAACAGCGGTATATGTCTCGGGGCTTCTTTATGCTCTTGGTTTTGGTATGCTTGCTTTTGTGAAAAGTTATCTCTGGCTTTTAATTTCGGCCTTTATTTGGACTGCCGGCGAGGTGGCGGGAGCGGTGACCGTTAATGTCTATATTTCGGACCGCACTCCCACTACCCACCGGGGGCGGGTCAATGCTTTTCTCCACATTATGTCCCGGGCCGGTTTTTCCGCAGGGCCTGTGGTGATGGGGGCAGTGGCCAGTGTTTTTGGTCTAAAGGTTCTTTGGCTTTTTTCAGGGGTGCTGGTTTTAATGGCGGCGTTTGCAGTTTTATCTTTAAATCATTATGAAAGAAAAAATAATAACTGGAGGGAAAACCTGTGA